In Acidobacteriota bacterium, one DNA window encodes the following:
- a CDS encoding peptidoglycan DD-metalloendopeptidase family protein, translating to MRWLTRALFVCACLAFPAPSYLGAASPTDDQLAVVRQRIGRLQANLDDLAAKARTAEQERQKLDAELELADARVHEVELLLERSGGEVERLRMEAETLAADLDRRKQVLDRHLEVMMLLGRPGPLQLFIDAYRGGVLEEAIGTVSVLTAGQARLFDEYREIRMQHTVRLAELSRTLDQAHEEARDLEERRQHLEDVRSRVANHLASLERSRARTGASLADLREREASLERLVGVLASRQRFTGNEDIRAYRGALPWPVDGPIVQGFGRQKLAQYSAYTMCNGVRFNAPSSSPVNAVFPGVVAFARHFKGYGNMVVLDHGNGVYSLVAGLGTIHVRVDQSVTMGMRLGLASPPKEGGNIYLEFRVAEKPEDPRRWLQLKGGSS from the coding sequence ATGAGATGGCTCACTCGAGCTCTTTTCGTCTGCGCCTGTCTGGCTTTCCCCGCCCCGTCGTACCTGGGTGCCGCGAGCCCGACGGATGACCAGCTGGCGGTGGTTCGCCAGCGCATAGGTCGGCTCCAGGCAAACCTCGACGACCTTGCGGCCAAGGCGAGGACCGCCGAACAGGAGCGGCAGAAGCTGGACGCCGAGTTGGAGCTTGCGGACGCTCGAGTGCATGAGGTGGAGCTGCTCCTCGAGCGCAGCGGTGGTGAGGTGGAACGGCTCCGGATGGAAGCGGAGACCCTCGCAGCCGATCTCGACCGGAGGAAGCAGGTCCTCGATCGCCACCTCGAGGTGATGATGTTGCTCGGCAGACCCGGTCCTCTCCAGCTCTTCATCGACGCCTACCGGGGAGGTGTCCTGGAAGAGGCCATCGGAACCGTGTCGGTTCTGACCGCGGGCCAGGCCCGTCTCTTCGATGAGTACCGGGAAATCCGGATGCAGCACACGGTCCGGCTGGCGGAGCTGAGCCGGACCCTCGATCAGGCGCATGAGGAGGCGCGGGATCTCGAGGAGCGACGTCAACACCTGGAAGACGTCCGGTCTCGTGTCGCGAACCATCTCGCGAGCCTCGAACGCAGCCGTGCGCGGACCGGCGCCTCGCTCGCGGATCTGCGCGAGCGAGAGGCCTCCCTCGAGCGCCTGGTCGGCGTGCTCGCCTCTCGGCAGCGGTTTACCGGGAACGAGGACATCCGTGCCTACCGCGGCGCCCTTCCGTGGCCGGTGGATGGCCCGATTGTCCAGGGTTTCGGCCGCCAGAAGCTGGCTCAGTATTCCGCCTACACGATGTGCAACGGTGTCCGGTTCAACGCCCCGAGCTCGTCGCCGGTCAACGCGGTTTTCCCGGGAGTTGTCGCATTTGCCCGTCATTTCAAGGGTTACGGGAACATGGTCGTTCTCGACCATGGGAACGGCGTGTATTCGCTGGTCGCCGGCCTTGGTACAATCCACGTGCGCGTCGATCAATCCGTGACGATGGGGATGCGCCTCGGCCTTGCGTCGCCACCCAAGGAAGGTGGCAATATCTACCTCGAATTCCGTGTTGCAGAAAAGCCGGAGGACCCGAGGCGGTGGCTCCAGCTGAAGGGGGGATCCTCCTGA
- a CDS encoding divergent polysaccharide deacetylase family protein has translation MPAGKKKKKSSKNEIQPWVTTAVVVAAVVAFLAAIWFLGSGRGEKGAVPFEDRLRELAEGRGVAAADIAADDPIRKVGEIFVRTWNISFPSRPARDGFIGDLEIEAAARGAEFSRPEDLGSEHVRLRVGMEVEAFDLDLVVKEAFPTAVPTAEPTAVPTPTKRPEPAPDARGRLAILLDDGGQSLDLVPAAAVLPAEVGFAILPFLPHSAETANALFDAGHEIWLHLPMEPDNYPEDNPGPGAILMSMNSQELRSAVHDALNNIPHAVGVNNHMGSKVTADLKTMTWIMQELKARGMAFIDSRTTARTVAEEAARLQKVPTNRRHVFLDNTRSPAAIRKQLAEAVRRSRMEGEIIAIGHLDKTTVEVLFEDLPGLSKRGADLVKPSDLVR, from the coding sequence TTGCCAGCCGGTAAAAAGAAGAAAAAGAGCAGCAAGAACGAAATCCAGCCCTGGGTAACGACGGCAGTCGTTGTGGCTGCGGTTGTCGCGTTCCTCGCCGCGATCTGGTTCCTGGGTAGTGGCCGCGGCGAGAAGGGGGCGGTGCCGTTCGAAGACCGCCTGCGGGAGCTGGCCGAGGGTCGGGGCGTCGCAGCTGCCGACATTGCGGCCGACGATCCGATCCGCAAGGTCGGAGAGATCTTCGTGCGGACCTGGAATATCTCCTTTCCGAGTCGCCCCGCACGGGACGGCTTCATCGGTGATCTCGAGATCGAGGCTGCCGCGCGAGGTGCGGAGTTTTCCCGCCCGGAGGATTTGGGCTCTGAACACGTGCGACTGCGGGTCGGTATGGAGGTCGAGGCCTTCGACCTCGACCTGGTGGTGAAGGAGGCGTTTCCGACCGCTGTTCCGACGGCCGAACCGACCGCTGTGCCGACGCCGACCAAGAGGCCCGAGCCGGCGCCCGACGCGCGTGGCCGCCTGGCGATTCTGCTCGATGACGGCGGCCAGAGCCTCGATCTGGTCCCGGCCGCGGCTGTCCTGCCGGCCGAGGTCGGTTTCGCGATTCTGCCGTTTCTTCCGCATTCCGCGGAGACGGCAAATGCCCTTTTTGACGCCGGGCACGAGATCTGGCTCCACCTGCCGATGGAGCCGGACAACTATCCCGAGGACAATCCCGGGCCTGGTGCGATTCTGATGTCGATGAACTCCCAGGAGCTGAGGAGCGCGGTGCATGACGCCCTCAACAACATCCCGCACGCGGTCGGTGTCAACAATCACATGGGATCAAAGGTGACCGCTGACCTCAAGACGATGACCTGGATCATGCAGGAGCTCAAGGCGCGTGGCATGGCGTTCATCGACTCGCGAACGACGGCTCGAACGGTGGCCGAGGAGGCCGCCCGCCTGCAGAAGGTGCCGACCAACAGGCGACACGTTTTTCTCGACAACACGCGATCGCCCGCGGCCATCCGCAAGCAGCTCGCCGAGGCGGTTCGCCGGTCGCGGATGGAGGGTGAGATCATCGCCATCGGTCACCTCGACAAGACGACCGTCGAGGTGCTCTTCGAAGACCTCCCGGGGCTGTCGAAGCGTGGCGCAGACCTGGTCAAACCGAGCGACCTCGTGCGTTAG